The Streptomyces sp. JB150 genomic interval GCACCTATCTGCTGGAGGCCAGGACCGCGGGCTTCGCGAAGGTGCAGACGTCGTTCGTGCTCGACGCGGACTGAGGCCGACAGCGAGAGGGCCGCACCCGGCAGGGGTGCGGCCCTCTCGCTGTCCGTGGGATCCGTCGCTCAGACGTACCGCTCCAGGATCGAGCTCTCCGCCAGCCGCGACAGCCCCTCCCGCACGCTGCGCGCCCGGGCCTCGCCCACGCCGTCCACGGTCTGCAGGTCGTCCACGCTCGCCGCGAGCAGCTTCTGCAGGCCGCCGAAGTGCTCCACCAGCCGGTCGATGATGGCGCCGGGCAGCCGCGGCACCTTGGCCAGCAGCCGGAAGCCGCGCGGCGACACCGCCGAGTCCAGCGACTCGGGCGAGCCGGTGTACCCCAACGCGCGGGCCACCGTCGTCAGTTCCAGCAGCTCCGCGTGGGTGAGCGCGTCCAGCTCGGACAGCGCCTCGTCGACCGTGCGCGAGCGCTTGGCGGTCGGCTCGGGCACATAGTCCCGTACGACCAGCTCCCGCTCGGGCTCCACGCCGGCGATCAACTCGTCCAGCTGGAGCGCCAGCAGGCGGCCGTCGGTGCCCAGCTCCACCACGTACTCGGCGATCTCGGTCGCGATGCGGCGCACCATCTCCAGGCGCTGGGCGACCGCGGAGACGTCCCGGACCGTCACCAGGTCCTCGATCTCCAGCGCCGACAGCGTGCCCGCCACCTCGTCGAGGCG includes:
- the disA gene encoding DNA integrity scanning diadenylate cyclase DisA, with translation MAANDRAAAPGKSGGSSGADGLMRASLSAVAPGTALRDGLERVLRGNTGGLIVLGSDKTVEAMCTGGFVLDVEFTATRLRELCKLDGGIVLSSDLSKILRAGVQFVPDATIPTEETGTRHRTADRVSKQVGFPVVSVSQSMRLIALYVDGQRRVLEDSAAILSRANQALATLERYKLRLDEVAGTLSALEIEDLVTVRDVSAVAQRLEMVRRIATEIAEYVVELGTDGRLLALQLDELIAGVEPERELVVRDYVPEPTAKRSRTVDEALSELDALTHAELLELTTVARALGYTGSPESLDSAVSPRGFRLLAKVPRLPGAIIDRLVEHFGGLQKLLAASVDDLQTVDGVGEARARSVREGLSRLAESSILERYV